A genomic segment from Kwoniella shandongensis chromosome 8, complete sequence encodes:
- a CDS encoding pre-mRNA-splicing factor CWC22, whose product MPRSPSDSRSPSPSRSYTRSVSPRGRSDSPDDVPASKRKRSPSPNPRERSASPPTRRRRASQSPLPPLPGRSERPISPPRVVDIDPHRKRAREAAILQAQIDTELNAKANGNGNSTVAVANGGGKADEIAKAEFAKLLGSRSGGAYIPPARLRAMQAEAAKDKTSAEFQRLSWDALKKSINGMINKVNVSNIKHVVPELFGENLIRGKGLFARSIMRAQASSLPFTPVFAALVAIVNTKLPQVGELVLIRLISQFRRAYKRNDKTVCHATSTFIAHLCNQYVAHEIVALQILLLCLDRPTDDSIEVAVGFMREVGLFLSENSPKANNTVFERFRAVLHEGAISKRCQYMIEVLFQVRKDKYKDNPAIPEGLDLVEEEEQITHRITLDDELQVQESLNLFKVDPKFLENEERYVEIKKEILGDSDDESGSDSGSDESDSEEEDEDDNVAPEKAGIQDMTETNLINLRRTIYLTIMNSLNFEEAVHKLMKINIPEGREIELCNMVIECCSQERSYSNFYGLIGERFCKLNRVWTDNFQEAFQKYYDTIHRYETNKLRNIGRFFGHLIASDAISWAILHVVHMNEEETTSSSRIFVKIMMQEMVEEMGMNKMSERFQIPDLKPAFAGMFPMDNPKNTRFAINYFTSIGLGKVTEEMRTYLANAPKLLAAQHAAMAAADSSDSDSSSDTSSSDSDSSSDSDSDSDSDSSSDGSRSPPGRRRRRYSSDDSRSPPPRRKKRYSDDRRSPSPPPRGAARKRASPSPPPARKRYTRSPSPVRRRKYTPSPSRSPPPARRRRDDDTPPRRRSPSPRRYDRR is encoded by the exons atgcctcgctctccttcggattctcgttctccttcaccttctcgttCGTACACACGTTCAGTATCTCCTCGCGGACGAAGTGATTCCCCAGACGATGTTCCCGCATCTAAGcgaaagag ATCCCCTTCACCCAATCCTCGTGAACGTTCGGCATCACCTCCCACTCGTCGACGTCGCGCTTCTCAATCACCcctacctccacttccagGTCGATCCGAAAGACCCATATCTCCTCCTCGCGTAGTAGATATCGATCCGCACCGAAAACGCGCTAGAGAAGCTGCTATCCTCCAGGCGCAAATCGACACCGAATTGAACGCAAAAGCCAACGGGAATGGAAATTCTACGGTGGCAGTTGCGAATGGGGGAGGAAAGGCGGACGAGATTGCCAAAGCCGAGTTTGCAAAGCTGTTAGGATCAAGATCGGGTGGAGCATATATCCCTCCGGCGAGATTGAGGGCTATGCAAGCTGAGGCTGCCAAGGATAAGACAAGCGCAGAGTTCCAAAGATTGAGTTGGGAtgcgttgaagaagagtatCAACGGTATGATCAACAAG GTCAACGTGTCAAACATCAAACATGTCGTTCCCGAGCTGTTTGGTGAAAACCTCATCCGCGGAAAGGGTCTTTTCGCCAGGTCAATTATGAGAGCTCAGGCTTCCTCGTTGCCATTCACACCCGTTTTTGCCGCCTTGGTCGCTATCGTCAACACCAAATTACCGCAGGTCGGGGAACTGGTTCTGATCAGGTTGATCAGTCAATTCCGACGAGCGTACAAGAGAAATGACAAG ACTGTTTGCCATGCCACTTCCACCTTTATCGCGCATCTCTGCAACCAATACGTCGCCCACGAGATTGTAGCGCTACAGATCCTTCTCCTGTGTCTCGACCGACCTACAGACGATTCGATCGAGGTTGCCGTTGGCTTTATGCGAGAAGTCGGCTTGTTCCTTTCGGAGAACAGTCCTAAAGCAAACAACACCGTTTTTGAGCGATTCAGAGCCGTCTTGCACGAGGGAGCAATCAGCAAGCGATGTCAATACATGATTGAAGTTTTGTTCCAGGTCAGAAAAGACAAGTACAAGGATAATCCGGCTATTCCGGAAGGCTTGGActtggtggaagaggaggagcagatcaCGCACAGGATCACGTTGGACGACGAGTTGCAGGTCCAAGAGAGCTTGA ACCTGTTCAAGGTGGACCCCAAGTTTCTTGAGAACGAAGAGCGATatgtcgagatcaagaaggagatcctCGGCGACTCAGATGACGAGTCTGGCTCAGATTCGGGTAGTGATGAGTCGGactcggaagaggaggatgaggacgacaaTGTTGCGCCAGAAAAGGCGGGCATTCAGGATATGACGGAGACGAACTTGATCAACTTGCGACGAACCATTTATCTGACAATCATGAACTCT CTCAACTTTGAAGAAGCGGTTCACAAGCTCATGAAAATCAATATCCCCGAGGGccgagag ATCGAGTTGTGTAACATGGTCATCGAGTGTTGCTCGCAGGAGCGATCTTACTCTAACTTCTACGGTCTTATTGGTGAACGATTCTGTAAACTCAACCGAGTCTGGACCGACAACTTCCAGGAAGCTTTCCAGAAGTACTACGACACGATCCATCGATACGAGACGAACAAATTGCGAAACATTGGTCGATTCTTCGGTCATCTCATCGCATCTGACGCCATCTCATGGGCTATTCTCCATGTCGTACACATgaacgaagaggagacgacTTCGTCGAGTCGTATTTTCGTCAAGATCATGATGCAGGaaatggtggaggagatgggtatGAACAAGATGTCCGAACGATTCCAGATTCCCGACTTGAAACCCGCTTTCGCGGGAATGTTCCCGATGGATAACCCGAAGAACACACGATTCGCCATCAACTACTTCACCTCTATCGGTCTCGGTAAAGTgacagaggagatgagaacgTATCTTGCGAATGCGCCAAAACTCCTCGCGGCTCAACATGCTGCTATGGCAGCTGCGGACTCTTCTGACTCCGATTCCAGCTCCGATACATCGAGTAGTGACTCCGATTCTAGTTCCGATTCCGATTCAGATAGCGATAGCGATAGTTCTTCGGATGGTTCCAGATCTCCAccaggaagaaggaggaggagatatTCTTCCGACGATTCgagatcaccaccaccgaggagaaagaa GAGGTATAGCGATGACAGAAGAAGTCCATCACCGCCCCCTCGTGGTGCGGCCCGAAAGCGAGCGAGTCCGTCCCCCCCTCCTGCCAGGAAGAGGTACACTCGCTCGCCATCACCcgtgaggaggaggaagtacaCCCCTAGCCCGAGCagatcacctcctccagctaggaggaggagagatgatgatacgcctccaagaaggaggagccCGAGTCCGAGGAGGTATGATAGGCGATAA